In one window of Gossypium hirsutum isolate 1008001.06 chromosome A01, Gossypium_hirsutum_v2.1, whole genome shotgun sequence DNA:
- the LOC107958078 gene encoding ethylene-overproduction protein 1 codes for MQRNKFTTMRSLKVLDRCKGAQVYALHTTGGGGGDVGDKLYHQLQDHLSVNPVRPISMHNYQSSNVPLAYVNETLLPYGLPVSDLLEPQIESCLKFIDFIGTLADLYRRIENCPQFEKTGMYLEQCAIFKGLSDPKLFRRTLRAARQHAVDVHSKVVLAAWLRYERREDELRGTNSMNCCGRNIECPKATLVPGYNPEFIYDPCVCSKNPRGESVDDYSIEDMECSTSDEYRDMSFCIGDNEIRCIRYCIASLSTPFRAMLYGGFRESSKEKINFTQNGISIECMKAAELYSRIRRVDSFDPRIILELLTFSNRFCCDDLKSACDSYLASLVNDVENALLLIEYGLEENAHLLVAACLQVFLRELPNSMHSPNVMKYFCSPEAKERLALVGHASFLLYFFLSQIAMEEDMKANTTVMLLERLADCATESWQKQLAYHQLGVAMYERKEYKDAQSWFEEAYESGHIYSKVGIARTKCKRGHKYSAYKMISSLISEYKPVGWMHQERSLYCDGKEKMSDLEMATELDPTLCFPYKYRAVLLLETNKIGAAISEISKIISFKVSPDCLELRAWISIAMEDYERALRDVRALLTLEPNYMMFHGKMHGDHLVELLRPFVQQWSQADCWMQLYDRWSSVDDLGSLAVVHHMLANDPGKSLLWFRQSLLLLRLNCQKAAMRSLRLARNHSTSDHERLVYEGWILYDTGHCEEALAKAEESISIQRSFEAFFLKAYALADTSLDQESSAYVIQLLLDALRCPSDGLRKGQALNNLGSVYVDCEKLDLAADCYMNALNIKHTRAHQGLARVFHLKNQRKAAYDEMTKLIEKARSNASAYEKRSEYSDRDMAKSDLAMATQLDPLRTYPYRYRAAVLMDDHKENEAIAELTRALAFKPDLQLLHLRAAFHDSMGDYASTVRDCEAALCLEPNHADTLELYNKVRELVKEQ; via the exons ATGCAGCGTAATAAATTTACCACAATGCGTAGTTTAAAGGTTTTAGATAGATGTAAAGGCGCACAAGTTTATGCTCTTCACACCACCGGTGGCGGTGGTGGAGATGTCGGTGATAAACTTTATCATCAACTTCAAGACCATCTTAGTGTTAATCCGGTTCGGCCTATATCGATGCACAATTACCAGTCTTCTAATGTGCCCCTTGCTTATGTAAATGAAACCCTGCTTCCTTATGGTCTACCCGTCTCCGATCTCCTTGAACCCCAAATTGAATCATGCTTGAAATTCATTGATTTCATTGGAACACTAGCTGATTTGTACCGTAGGATTGAGAATTGTCCTCAATTTGAAAAAACTGGAATGTATTTGGAGCAATGTGCAATTTTTAAGGGCTTGTCTGATCCGAAGCTGTTCCGTCGGACCCTTCGAGCTGCTAGGCAGCATGCCGTCGATGTTCATTCCAAGGTTGTGTTAGCAGCTTGGTTGAGGTATGAGAGGAGGGAAGATGAGCTTAGAGGCACAAATTCAATGAATTGTTGCGGAAGAAACATCGAGTGCCCTAAGGCTACTTTGGTACCTGGTTACAACCCGGAATTTATTTACGATCCTTGTGTTTGTTCTAAGAATCCTCGAGGTGAAAGCGTGGATGATTATTCAATTGAGGACATGGAATGTTCTACTTCAGATGAATATAGGGATATGTCATTTTGTATCGGAGATAACGAGATTAGGTGTATACGGTATTGTATTGCTTCATTATCGACACCTTTTAGGGCAATGTTGTATGGTGGTTTCAGGGAATCTAGCAAAGAGAAGATAAACTTTACCCAGAATGGTATTTCAATAGAGTGTATGAAAGCTGCTGAATTATATAGTAGGATCAGAAGAGTAGATTCTTTCGATCCACGAATCATTTTGGAGCTTCTTACTTTCTCGAATAGGTTTTGTTGTGACGATTTGAAGTCGGCCTGTGATTCTTATTTAGCATCTTTGGTAAATGATGTGGAGAATGCACTATTGTTAATCGAGTATGGATTGGAGGAAAACGCGCATCTTCTTGTGGCAGCTTGCTTGCAGGTTTTCTTAAGGGAACTCCCAAACTCGATGCATAGTCCTAATGTGATGAAATATTTTTGTAGTCCAGAAGCAAAGGAACGATTGGCTCTAGTGGGGCATGCTTCCTTTTTGTTATATTTCTTCTTGAGCCAAATTGCAATGGAGGAAGACATGAAAGCTAACACTACCGTGATGCTTCTCGAGAGGTTGGCAGATTGTGCAACGGAAAGTTGGCAAAAGCAACTTGCGTATCACCAGTTAGGTGTTGCGATGTACGAGAGAAAAGAGTACAAAGATGCTCAAAGTTGGTTTGAGGAAGCTTATGAGTCTGGTCATATATATTCGAAAGTGGGTATAGCAAGGACCAAGTGCAAGCGTGGACACAAGTATTCAGCTTACAAGATGATTAGCTCACTCATTTCGGAATATAAACCAGTCGGGTGGATGCATCAAGAACGTTCTTTGTATTGTGATGGGAAGGAGAAGATGTCGGATCTAGAAATGGCTACGGAATTGGATCCGACACTTTGTTTTCCGTACAAGTATCGAGCTGTTTTGTTGTTGGAGACCAATAAGATTGGAGCAGCCATATCAGAAATCAGTAAAATTATCAGTTTCAAAGTATCTCCTGACTGCCTCGAGTTACGAGCTTGGATTTCGATTGCCATGGAGGATTATGAAAGAGCTCTTAGAGATGTTCGTGCACTTTTGACTTTAGAACCAAATTACATGATGTTTCACGGGAAAATGCATGGTGACCACTTGGTCGAGCTCCTACGTCCTTTTGTTCAGCAATGGAGTCAGGCTGACTGTTGGATGCAATTGTATGACCGGTGGTCTTCTGTTGACGATCTCGGTTCCCTAGCTGTTGTACACCATATGTTGGCTAATGACCCAGGAAAGAGCCTTCTATGGTTCAGACAGTCTCTCCTCCTTTTAAG GTTAAATTGCCAAAAGGCTGCAATGCGTAGTCTACGGTTGGCTAGAAACCATTCTACCTCGGATCATGAAAGGCTCGTCTATGAAGGATGGATATTGTACGACACCGGCCACTGTGAAGAAGCACTAGCTAAAGCTGAGGAATCAATCTCCATCCAGAGATCATTTGAAGCTTTCTTCCTCAAAGCATATGCTTTAGCAGATACAAGTCTCGATCAAGAGTCCTCGGCATATGTTATCCAACTGCTTCTTGATGCTCTTAGATGCCCTTCGGATGGACTTCGGAAAGGACAA GCACTGAATAATTTAGGTAGTGTGTATGTAGATTGTGAGAAATTAGATCTTGCTGCCGATTGTTACATGAATGCACTGAACATTAAGCATACACGAGCACATCAGGGTCTAGCACGTGTTTTTCATCTCAAAAATCAACGTAAAGCTGCGTATGATGAGATGACAAAGCTGATAGAGAAGGCACGTAGTAATGCTTCTGCTTACGAGAAGCGTTCAGAATATTCTGATCGGGACATGGCAAAGAGTGATCTCGCTATGGCTACTCAATTAGATCCCTTGAGGACATATCCATATAGATACAGAGCAGCAG TTCTAATGGACGATCACAAAGAAAATGAAGCTATTGCGGAGCTCACAAGAGCACTAGCTTTCAAGCCGGACCTGCAACTACTACATCTTCGAGCTGCTTTCCATGACTCGATGGGTGATTATGCATCTACTGTTAGAGACTGTGAAGCAGCCCTATGTCTTGAACCCAACCACGCCGATACTCTCGAGCTATATAATAAAGTTCGCGAGCTGGTCAAAGAGCAATAG
- the LOC107960719 gene encoding uncharacterized protein produces MERKRPRKLNLNAPLLSTRRPASCHVFDREVSWKDSSNGIPFCWEQAPGKPKDSERSNNVDEAETPRPKPPPGRWRPPKEATTRDYHDEGCDADVDDYDNDKYDVFSDAMEVLSLTEAIDIVEKTEAIEHSDLDGFNLAMSLEHSDCPSPSFIIDRFLPDAIALAASSAINISKTKLPYIYSDQSQAVMKRTSLSSPKGCGLEMLLPWRMKRKLCSVRNPIKERSIATNVMPPKTSTKQKKLVPSIVAASAEWRCK; encoded by the coding sequence ATGGAAAGGAAACGCCCTAGGAAGTTGAATTTAAATGCACCACTCTTATCGACGAGACGACCGGCCAGTTGTCATGTTTTTGATCGTGAAGTTTCATGGAAAGATTCGAGTAACGGGATTCCGTTCTGCTGGGAACAAGCTCCTGGAAAACCGAAGGATTCGGAGAGAAGTAACAACGTTGATGAAGCCGAAACGCCTCGTCCTAAACCTCCGCCAGGTAGATGGCGTCCACCTAAAGAAGCAACAACTAGGGATTATCACGATGAAGGGTGCGATGCTGACGTGGACGATTACGACAACGACAAATATGATGTATTCTCTGATGCTATGGAAGTTTTGTCACTAACAGAAGCTATAGACATTGTTGAAAAAACAGAAGCTATAGAACATAGTGATTTAGATGGTTTCAACTTAGCGATGAGTTTAGAACACAGTGATTGTCCATCACCGAGTTTCATAATCGATCGGTTTCTCCCCGATGCTATAGCATTAGCCGCTTCATCGGCTATCAACATATCGAAAACGAAGCTTCCTTACATTTACTCGGATCAGTCTCAAGCTGTAATGAAACGAACATCATTGTCATCTCCAAAGGGTTGTGGGCTTGAAATGTTGTTGCCATGGCGGATGAAACGTAAGCTGTGTAGTGTAAGGAATCCCATTAAAGAAAGGTCAATTGCAACCAATGTTATGCCACCAAAAACTAGTACAAAGCAGAAGAAATTGGTTCCATCAATTGTAGCAGCTTCTGCAGAATGGAGATGTAAATAA
- the LOC107958079 gene encoding kinetochore protein SPC24 homolog, which yields MGESTRMIDVEKLISYSDDLVEVLKDKRDINNLTQCFQHFNDLRSHCDADSNEVHRLLREYEEKIEACKKKTEQAKLEVADGAEMEYLQKEYQEELEKERGLEEELRAVSNEIIELERQRVSIEERKKNLRKYEQDKLKEQRKLSMYASITNIIPDLEDQSRISGHIVDRDKKVIKKFEFDTSKMTAFDACDSLWKMINSR from the exons ATGGGGGAATCCACGAGAATGATCGATGTGGAGAAGCTGATATCTTACAGTGACGATCTGGTGGAGGTATTGAAGGACAAAAGGGACATTAACAACTTGACGCAGTGTTTTCAGCACTTCAACGATCTCCGCTCGCATTGCGACGCTGATTCCAACGAGGTTCATCGATTGCTAAGAG AATATGAAGAAAAGATAGAAGCTTGCAAGAAGAAAACAGAACAGGCAAAATTGGAGGTTGCTGATGGTGCTGAAATGGAGTATCTGCAGAAGGAATACCAAGAAGAGCTTGAAAAAGAACGTGGACTTGAAGAGGAGCTTAG AGCTGTTagcaatgagataattgaactagAGCGCCAGAGGGTTTCTATTGAAGAACGCAAGAAAAACCTAAGGAAATATGAGCAAGACAAACTCAAAGAACA GAGGAAGCTTTCAATGTATGCTTCTATAACTAATATTATTCCAGACTTGGAAGACCAATCCAGAATCTCAGGCC ATATAGTAGATAGAGATAAAAAGGTGATAAAGAAGTTTGAATTCGATACATCAAAGATGACTGCTTTTGATGCCTGTGATAGCCTATGGAAGATGATAAATTCCCGATAG
- the LOC107958080 gene encoding protein TIC 56, chloroplastic, translating to MASIKFDPFESWFRKPQNPIQPINLLSLTQSFLPTTSSNSPNFASISSSGLFRKKPKKPDPDSDKPGPYKQMVDQFFWECENLPDYRHTPEVEKILNEDPFFENKENPTEEEIKENEKWWQDFRASPVVQFLARAEEIADEINRIELKENEEPFRKEDKKLWQAVPHVIGLDGRPMPRKAIKTREEIDDKFWDFTKQFFFGLWGFRQRPYPPGRPIDVAQAIGYKRLEKRYYDFIMRSGGWYYKDRLGRTRGPCELITLKTAWGGGIIDKHTFIWGEDMDEWAPIHMVYGLEPAIATWEVRLGAAATAFLHKLQKGIPPWVPLKGHEEKTYKQLQEEAIESKRRDLAVLKANDGIWPGVRIPSHALFLWASGSEMTTLLESDHMPNKYISKDLRRKLAKVIPGLRPWEVLSVEQAMDDITYSGEWYREPLGTYTTGPPYIRHWNKDVKRIFRIFYNLSSQVYNKLERTIPGFNAIMEKVQADANARERRRKEKREAQKKVEDAAIYNPR from the exons ATGGCTTCAATCAAATTCGATCCCTTCGAAAGCTGGTTCAGGAAACCTCAAAACCCAATCCAACCCATCAACCTTCTCTCACTCACTCAATCATTCCTCCCCACAACATCCTCAAACTCTCCGAATTTCGCTTCTATAAGCTCTTCCGGTCTCTTCAGAAAAAAACCCAAGAAACCTGACCCGGATTCCGACAAGCCCGGGCCTTACAAGCAGATGGTGGACCAGTTCTTTTGGGAATGTGAGAACCTCCCAGATTACAGACACACGCCTGAAGTCgaaaaaattttgaatgaagACCCTTTTTTCGAGAACAAAGAGAACCCAACCGAGGAGGAAATTAAAGAGAATGAAAAGTGGTGGCAAGACTTTAGAGCAAGTCCTGTGGTTCAGTTTTTGGCAAGAGCTGAGGAAATTGCTGATGAAATCAATAGGATAGAGcttaaagaaaatgaagaaccgTTTAGAAAGGAAGATAAGAAGCTGTGGCAAGCTGTTCCGCATGTGATTGGTTTGGACGGCCGGCCTATGCCTCGAAAAGCTATCAAAACCAGGGAAGAGATTGATGATAAGTTCTGGGATTTCACTAAGCAGTTCTTTTTTGGTCTCTGGGGTTTTCGCCAGAGGCCTTATCCACCAGGTCGACCCATTGATGTTGCTCAAGCTATCGGGTATAAGCGGCTCGAGAAACGTTACTATGACT TTATCATGAGGAGTGGAGGCTGGTACTATAAAGATCGTTTGGGCCGTACCCGAGGTCCTTGTGAGTTAATAACCCTGAAAACAGCTTGGGGTGGTGGGATTATTGATAAACACACTTTTATTTGGGGAGAGGATATGGATGAATGGGCACCAATTCATATGGTTTATGGCTTGGAACCTGCAATAGCCACTTGGGAAG TTAGGCTAGGTGCGGCAGCAACAGCTTTCCTTCATAAACTTCAGAAAGGTATACCTCCCTGGGTTCCCCTTAAAGGGCACGAGGAGAAAACTTATAAACAGCTTCAAGAAGAAGCGATAGAGAGCAAAAGACGTGATTTGGCTGTCCTAAAAGCTAATGATGGCATATGGCCCGGAGTTAGAATTCCTAGCCATGCTCTATTTCTTTGGGCTAGCGGCTCTGAAATGACAACTCTTTTGGAATCTGATCATATGCCAAACAAATACATTTCAAAAGATCTTCG GCGCAAATTGGCCAAAGTTATCCCCGGATTAAGGCCGTGGGAGGTTTTAAGTGTTGAGCAAGCAATGGATGATATCACATATAGCGGAGAGTGGTATCGTGAACCTCTTGGTACCTACACAACCGGTCCCCCTTACATTAGACATTGGAACAAGGATGTCAAG AGAATATTCCGAATCTTTTATAACCTTAGCAGCCAAGTGTATAACAAATTGGAGAGGACAATTCCCGGTTTCAATGCAATAATGGAGAAAGTACAGGCTGATGCTAATGCAAGGGAGAGAAGACGGAAGGAGAAAAGGGAAGCACAAAAGAAAGTCGAGGATGCAGCCATATATAATCCAAGATAA